In one Lolium rigidum isolate FL_2022 chromosome 3, APGP_CSIRO_Lrig_0.1, whole genome shotgun sequence genomic region, the following are encoded:
- the LOC124704657 gene encoding uncharacterized protein LOC124704657, translating into MEGFGNPPLSASAEVVMKKRPRSVASRKPRPKEQLASEYKDISCAPSPDDHLGTSHRSRKELFLNGPQIRGSRPHDVSNKARREDRDHDAAHARTATVIKHSSPAPSCSTNSGPPLDASHLPSRDTTDAPPPPNRLRKVKLKVSGLNRTIQTKPIQEVADAGPPGTSDASSHRHKHKDSGEQKHYSRSKDTHGNRTDGKRGDKQDISPSSDLVRKSKRVPKKRTLDSDDEDGELRYLEKLKVAKAAQEHPIATNSPLAYGYGEDGLRKKKLPKVSRTKGSPYEVDNDFTMSQSSRDDRKNLELEDGDDFIEEDESGLDEPRRLKEADSPSSVKVEAPGLTTRQRALHGRVGHGESVIEYPDGLPAATSRKQKEKLPDVEIQAKKAEVAQRRKMQVEKAEREQQAEAMRKILGIDTEKKKEERKQKEREDKEKQARFEEYKRSCIQCVMGPEGTVITFPDSIGLPSIFSSKPSSYPPPREKCAGPSCPNPYKYRDSKTKLPLCSLECYKAVQGSNRTMAC; encoded by the exons ATGGAGGGGTTCGGGAACCCTCCGCTCAGCGCCTCTGCCGAAGTCGTCATGAAGAAGAGGCCCAGGAGCGTCGCCTCCAGGAAGCCACGGCCCAAGGAGCAGCTCGCCTCCGAGTACAAGGACATCTCCTGCGCGCCCTCCCCGGACGACCACCTCGGCACCAGCCACCGCAGCAGGAAGGAGCTCTTCCTCAACGGCCCTCAAATCAGGGGCTCCAGGCCGCACGACGTGTCCAACAAGGCTAGGAGAGAGGACAGGGATCATGATGCTGCCCACGCCCGCACCGCCACTGTAATAAAGCATAGCAGCCCGGCACCGTCCTGCTCAACAAACTCTGGACCCCCCCTCGACGCCTCACACTTGCCCTCACGAGACACCACTGATGCGCCACCACCACCAAATAGGTTGAGAAAAGTTAAGCTCAAGGTTAGCGGACTTAACCGGACTATACAGACCAAACCCATCCAAGAGGTTGCTGACGCTGGCCCTCCTGGCACGTCCGATGCCTCTTCTCATCGCCATAAGCACAAG GATTCTGGTGAGCAGAAGCATTACAGTAGAAGCAAAGATACTCATGGTAATCGCACTGATGGAAAACGTGGAGATAAGCAGGACATTTCACCATCTTCTGACCTTGTTCGCAAGAGCAAAAGGGTTCCTAAGAAGCGAACTCTTGATtctgatgatgaagatggtgaatTACGTTATCTTGAAAAACTTAAGGTGGCcaaagctgcacaagaacatcccATAGCTACTAACAGTCCTCTAGCTTATGGTTATGGCGAGGATGGTCTCAGGAAAAAGAAGCTACCCAAGGTTTCTAGAACTAAGGGCTCTCCATATGAAGTGGACAATGACTTCACAATGTCACAATCTAGCAGAGATGATAGGAAAAACTTGGAATTGGAGGAtggtgatgattttattgaagagGATGAATCTGGGTTGGATGAGCCTAGGAGACTGAAGGAAGCTGATTCACCTTCAAGTGTAAAGGTTGAAGCTCCTGGCCTCACAACCAGGCAGCGAGCCCTTCATGGCAGGGTTGGCCATGGTGAAAGTGTGATTGAATATCCTGACGGATTGCCAGCTGCTACATCAAGAA AGCAAAAGGAGAAGCTTCCAGACGTGGAGATACAAGCCAAGAAAGCAGAAGTGGCTCAGAGGCGTAAGATGCAAGTTGAGAAGGCAGAGAGGGAGCAACAG GCTGAAGCAATGAGGAAAATACTTGGGATTGATACtgagaagaaaaaggaagagaGGAAACAGAAAGAACGGGAAGACAAG GAAAAACAAGCAAGGTTTGAGGAATATAAAAGAAGCTGTATCCAGTGTGTCATGGGACCAGAAGGAACTGTTATTACATTCCCTGATTCCATTGGCCTGCCTAGCATATTTAGTTCGAAACCTAGCAG CTATCCTCCTCCAAGGGAGAAGTGCGCAGGCCCGTCGTGCCCAAACCCTTACAAGTACCGTGACTCCAAGACAAAGCTTCCACTCTGCAGTCTGGAGTGCTACAAGGCTGTCCAGGGAAGCAATCGGACGATGGCATGCTGA